TCTTGTCTGTGTCGTCTGTCACAAAATCGAAGATGTCCACACATGCGAAGTTGATTCCATTACAAAACATGTTCTCAAAAGCTCCGCATTTTCCTCCATCAATCATCACCATTTGGAATTCTTTGGCACCTGCAATACGTGCGCCCGTAATACATAGGTTTTCTACTCGTCGCAATCTACTATGTCTAAACAAACACTGAAAATTATTTCCTGGAATGTTAATGGCCTACGAGCCGTTTTGCGCAAGGACGCATTTTTACCGTTCATAAAAGAGCACCAACCCGATATCCTGTGTTTACAGGAGACAAAAGCGCAACAAGGCCAAGCGGAGATCGATCTCCCCGAGTATGAGGAGCTTTGGAACTCGGCCGATAAAAAAGGGTACGCTGGCACGGCCATTTTTACAAAGATCAAACCATTGTCTATCACATTCGATATCCCCGGTGCGGACGTAGAAAAATTTGTTGATCAATTTGGCAACACTCTCAACGAAGGACGTGTTGTCTGTGCTGAGTTTGAAGATTTTTACCTTGTAACTGTTTACACGCCTAATGCAAAACGCGGACTCGAACGTCTTACCTATCGCCACACCGTCTGGGACCCGGCATTTTTGCATTACATGAAGCAATTGCAGAAAAAGAAACCAGTGATTTTTTGCGGCGATCTTAATGCGGCGCATCAGGAAATCGATCTCGCACGTCCAAAAGACAATCATAAAAACGCCGGCTTTACAGATGAAGAGCGAGGGGGGATTAGTAAGATAATTCAAGCAGGATTTGTTGATTCGTATCGACATCTCTATCCAGAAAAGACCGAAGCCTACACGTGGTGGAGTCACTTCCAAAAGGCGAGGGAGCGCAATGTTGGATGGCGTATCGACTACATATTTTTAAGTGATTCCCTTACAAACAGGCTTAAAAGTGCCGCAATCCACCCCGAGGTTATGGGATCGGATCATTGCCCGGTGGAGATCGTTATAACGCGCGAGAGTTGACAAGATTCTCTCCACAAGGTAGGATCAGGCCACACTTAATAGAGTCTATGTCTCGAACTTGCCAACTTACTGGAAAACGCGCCTTGGCTGGAAACAACGTAAGCCACTCCAAGCGACGCACACGCCGAACCCAAAAGCCTAACTTGCAACTTAAGAACCTCCTTAATCCCGCAACAGGAAAGAAGGAAAAAGTTCTTCTTGCAACCTCCATGCTTCGTACACTTAAGAAGTGGGATGCCGCTGGAAAGGTCTACGATCTTCTCAAAATGAAAAAGGCGTAACATGAGCTTGCCCGTCTATCGGGCGGCTCGTTTTTTGTTTAAAAATAAACGGTTTCTATATTACCTTTCACCATTGCCAAACAGATACAAATGCGGTACGCTTTGTGCGTATTTAAACAGAGCTTATGGCAGACAAGAAACAGAACACAAAGGATCTCTTTTCCCCAGAATTCATTGTGGAAATGAAGGGGCTTTTAGAACAAGAACGTGAGGAGTTAGAAAAGAAGCTTGGCGTACTTGGAACACACGCTCCCGTTAAGGGCGAGGAGGTGGATGTAGATGGAACCTACCCAGAGTATGGTGACGAGGACGAGGACGCCGTTCACGAGATTGAGGAGTTTGTGGTGAATCAAAATCTGAAGGTTGAATGTGAAAGTCAATTGCGTGACGTGATCGGAGCGCTTGATCGACTTACAAAAGGAACCTACGGAATTTGCAAGTACACGGGTGAAAAAATTAGTGAAGACCGTTTGCGCATTCGGCCAACATCAAGCTCGAGCGTCGCAGCAAAGTCGGCGTTCAAACCGTAAGTCGAGTACAGAATAAATACCTCTCCTACACGGAGGGGTTTTTAGTTGACGGTGGCGTGTGTGCGTGGTAACAAGTAAGAGAAGGGAGGCGAGCATGCCACATAAACCGATCGTTCGGTATCCCGTACGTATCTCGGGTCTGAGCGAGGGCACGACGGCAGAGCTGCAGTTCCGCCAAAGCGAGGGCAAGCAACTCATCGGCGTGATTCTCCGACTCGGCAACTGTTCGGCCGTTCGTTGGGCGGCATTCCCCGTGCATCAGATCAAGATGCAGATCAGGCTCATGCAGGCAATCGAGAAAGGAGACATGACGTTGTTCCTCAAGCTAGTGCATGAAGGACACCACGTCGTTCTGGTCTGTGATCATGTGGAATACCGCATTCACCTGCCTGCCGAGCTCCCCTCGATTCTCTTTGCCGCATGATGCGACGTACTCCACCGGCGCCCCACTTGAGGGCGCCTCACATTTTTACACAGAGGTCTTGATCATTTTAGTGAAATGCGTTAGGATGTCGCGTGCATGGCGGCCATGGTGAAACGGTTATCACAGGGGTTTGTGGTACCTCTATTACGGGTTCGATTCCCGTTGGCCGCCCCAGCAAACACATCGACCAAAGGTCGGTGTTTTTGTTTAACGGGTTATTTGTAGTAGAATCTTTTTATTATGGGAAGACAGCGACCACGCTTTATCTCAGAATTTTCGCCAGACATTCCTGCAGAACACGCAGAACTTGCTGCAATCATTTTTGCGGCAGAAAGATCCGCAGAGACTCCAGAGGTAGATCTACACGGTCTCGATGTGCACGACGCACTTCATGAAATCGACCTTTTCATTGACCGTGCATTTATCCGTGGAGATCGTGGCGTTAAAATCATTCACGGCGCAGGAACAGGCATATTACGTAAAGCCGTGAGAGAGCATCTCAAAAGTCACGAGCACATTCAAACATCAGTCCCCGCATCAGGTGCCGAAAGTTCGGGCGTCACCATTGCAATCTTAGAACACAACGGAGACGTGCGACTAAAATAGATTCGTCTTACAGATACTCCGACACTAGGTCGGTGTTTTTGTTTGAGGTA
This region of Candidatus Uhrbacteria bacterium CG10_big_fil_rev_8_21_14_0_10_50_16 genomic DNA includes:
- the xth gene encoding exodeoxyribonuclease III, coding for MSKQTLKIISWNVNGLRAVLRKDAFLPFIKEHQPDILCLQETKAQQGQAEIDLPEYEELWNSADKKGYAGTAIFTKIKPLSITFDIPGADVEKFVDQFGNTLNEGRVVCAEFEDFYLVTVYTPNAKRGLERLTYRHTVWDPAFLHYMKQLQKKKPVIFCGDLNAAHQEIDLARPKDNHKNAGFTDEERGGISKIIQAGFVDSYRHLYPEKTEAYTWWSHFQKARERNVGWRIDYIFLSDSLTNRLKSAAIHPEVMGSDHCPVEIVITRES
- the rpmB gene encoding 50S ribosomal protein L28, whose product is MSRTCQLTGKRALAGNNVSHSKRRTRRTQKPNLQLKNLLNPATGKKEKVLLATSMLRTLKKWDAAGKVYDLLKMKKA